A single region of the Polymorphum gilvum SL003B-26A1 genome encodes:
- a CDS encoding DUF2336 domain-containing protein, which translates to MSEAFHTELVNFQGLSADSSADRRAELARHVAVLFSLTSDKCSDEQVDIYDSVLLRLVDMVEVEVRRFVAERLSELRRGPERTIRQLAGDQIDVAESLLRKSTVLRDCDLVDIAGSNGNGHRLAIAEREVLSEEVTDVLVRRGDIRVKRRVAANQGAVFSTDGMAGLLDAATDDPALQTALSERNDLAETEIERLVTIATGAVRERLLSSGENKEAERLPQAARIAVQRMSNEYWLSRYDFETARGRVMALVREGRLNETSLRWFAADDRFAEAVVAFACLTKVGLHEASHWMVRLDVEPFLIVAKAHGFSSLTVSTLLKVGPWRHRLSVQARAQAVAMYEGMRQDEAIQKLSHWDDMISH; encoded by the coding sequence ATGTCTGAAGCGTTTCATACGGAACTGGTCAACTTTCAGGGCCTTTCGGCAGACTCGAGCGCCGACCGTCGGGCAGAACTCGCCCGGCATGTCGCGGTCTTGTTTTCCCTGACGTCGGACAAGTGTTCCGATGAACAGGTCGACATCTACGACTCGGTCCTGCTCCGGCTCGTCGACATGGTCGAGGTCGAGGTGCGGCGCTTCGTCGCCGAGCGCCTGTCGGAACTGCGCCGGGGGCCGGAGCGTACCATCCGGCAGCTCGCCGGCGACCAGATCGACGTGGCGGAAAGCCTGTTGCGCAAGTCCACCGTGCTGCGCGACTGCGACCTGGTCGACATTGCCGGCAGCAACGGCAACGGCCACCGCCTGGCGATCGCCGAACGCGAGGTGCTGTCGGAAGAGGTCACCGACGTGCTGGTGCGCCGTGGCGACATCCGGGTCAAGCGGCGGGTCGCCGCGAACCAGGGTGCGGTGTTTTCCACCGACGGCATGGCCGGCCTTCTCGACGCGGCAACCGACGACCCCGCGCTGCAGACGGCGCTGAGCGAACGCAACGATCTCGCCGAGACCGAGATCGAGCGTCTGGTGACGATCGCCACCGGCGCGGTGCGCGAACGGCTGCTGAGCAGCGGCGAGAACAAGGAGGCCGAGCGCCTGCCGCAGGCGGCCCGGATTGCCGTTCAGCGCATGTCGAACGAATACTGGCTCAGCCGCTACGACTTCGAGACCGCGCGCGGCCGGGTCATGGCGCTGGTGCGCGAAGGCCGTCTGAACGAGACCAGCCTGCGCTGGTTCGCCGCCGACGACCGCTTCGCCGAGGCGGTGGTCGCCTTCGCCTGCCTGACCAAGGTCGGCCTGCACGAGGCCAGCCACTGGATGGTGCGTCTCGACGTCGAGCCGTTCCTGATCGTTGCCAAGGCGCACGGCTTCTCGTCGCTGACGGTCAGCACCCTGCTCAAGGTCGGTCCGTGGCGGCACCGGCTGTCGGTTCAGGCCCGCGCCCAGGCCGTGGCGATGTACGAAGGCATGCGCCAGGACGAGGCGATCCAGAAACTCTCCCATTGGGACGACATGATCTCGCACTGA
- the tsaA gene encoding tRNA (N6-threonylcarbamoyladenosine(37)-N6)-methyltransferase TrmO, producing MSSDTPRPGEIALPFDPGKQPPDAGLVFIGRIRTPWTDRHACPRNGRDSQDICRIEIDPPYAQGLQSIETCSHLFVLYWMHEARRDLIVQSPAFDSRSHGCFALRTPIRPNPVSLSVVDLLEVAGTTLRVRGLDCLDGTPLIDIKPYFARSDAIADATVGWHGQRTHPGRRSTAI from the coding sequence ATGAGTTCCGATACGCCCCGTCCCGGCGAGATCGCCCTGCCCTTCGACCCCGGCAAGCAGCCGCCCGATGCCGGACTGGTGTTCATCGGACGGATCCGCACGCCCTGGACCGACCGCCACGCCTGCCCGCGCAACGGCCGCGACTCGCAGGACATCTGCCGCATCGAGATTGACCCGCCCTATGCCCAGGGCCTGCAATCCATCGAGACGTGTTCGCACCTGTTCGTGCTCTACTGGATGCACGAGGCGCGCCGCGACCTCATCGTCCAGTCGCCGGCGTTCGACAGCCGCAGCCACGGTTGCTTCGCCCTGCGCACGCCGATCCGTCCCAATCCCGTCTCGCTGTCGGTTGTCGACCTTCTCGAGGTTGCCGGCACGACGCTGCGCGTGCGCGGCCTGGACTGCCTCGACGGCACGCCGCTGATCGACATCAAGCCCTATTTCGCCCGCAGCGACGCGATTGCCGACGCCACGGTCGGCTGGCACGGGCAGCGCACCCACCCGGGCCGGCGCTCCACCGCGATATAG
- the katG gene encoding catalase/peroxidase HPI has translation MDAKTEKGAGKCPVMHGALTSTGADVMDWWPNALNLDILHQHDTKTNPLKGFDYREEVKTLDYAALKADLKALMTDSQDWWPADWGHYGGLMIRMAWHAAGSYRLADGRGGGGTGNQRFAPLNSWPDNANLDKARRLLWPIKKKYGNKISWADLIILAGNVAYESMGLKTFGFAFGRADIWHPEKDVYWGSEKEWLAPSDNRYDDVSKPDTMENPLAAVQMGLIYVNPEGVNGQPDPLKTAAQVRETFARMAMNDEETVALTAGGHTVGKTHGNGRAENLGAEPEAADISEQGLGWNNHKGRGIGRDTVTSGIEGAWTTHPTRWDNGYFDLLFKYDWWLKKSPAGAWQWEPIGIKEEDMPVDVEDPSIRRMPIMTDADMAMRFDPTYRAIAERFHKDHAYFSEVFARAWFKLTHRDMGPKTRYIGPEAPQEELIWQDPVPAGNAAYDVGAVKAKIAACGLSVADMVATAWDSARTFRQSDYRGGANGARIRLAPQKDWEGNEPARLARVLSVLEPIAAASGASIADVIVLAGNVGVEQAAKAAGFAIEVPFAPGRGDATDAMTDADSFSVLEPVADGFRNWLKKDYVVSPEELMLDRAQLMGLTACEMTCLVGGMRAMGTNHGGTKHGVFTDREGALTTDFFVTLTDMGFKWEPTGSNSYTIVDRKTGAAKWTATRADLVFGSNSVLRAYAEVYAQDDNKEKFVKDFVAAWTKVMNADRYDLA, from the coding sequence ATGGACGCTAAGACAGAGAAGGGCGCCGGCAAGTGCCCGGTGATGCACGGGGCACTCACCAGCACGGGCGCCGATGTCATGGACTGGTGGCCGAACGCGCTGAACCTGGACATTCTGCACCAGCATGACACCAAGACCAACCCGCTGAAGGGCTTCGACTATCGCGAGGAAGTCAAGACGCTGGACTACGCCGCGCTGAAGGCCGACCTGAAGGCGCTGATGACCGACAGCCAGGACTGGTGGCCGGCGGACTGGGGCCACTACGGCGGGCTGATGATCCGCATGGCCTGGCACGCTGCCGGCTCCTACCGCCTGGCCGACGGCCGCGGCGGCGGCGGCACCGGCAACCAGCGCTTTGCCCCGCTCAACTCCTGGCCGGACAACGCCAACCTCGACAAGGCCCGCCGCCTGCTGTGGCCGATCAAGAAGAAGTACGGCAACAAGATCAGCTGGGCCGACCTCATCATCCTCGCCGGCAATGTGGCCTACGAGTCTATGGGGCTGAAGACCTTCGGCTTCGCGTTCGGCCGCGCGGATATCTGGCACCCGGAGAAGGACGTCTACTGGGGTTCGGAAAAGGAATGGCTGGCGCCGTCGGACAACCGCTATGACGACGTGTCCAAGCCGGACACGATGGAAAACCCGCTGGCCGCCGTGCAGATGGGCCTCATCTACGTGAACCCGGAAGGCGTCAATGGCCAGCCCGATCCGCTGAAGACCGCCGCGCAGGTTCGCGAGACCTTCGCCCGCATGGCGATGAACGACGAGGAAACCGTGGCGCTGACCGCCGGCGGCCACACCGTCGGCAAGACCCACGGCAACGGCCGGGCCGAGAATCTCGGCGCCGAGCCGGAAGCGGCCGACATCAGCGAGCAGGGTCTCGGCTGGAACAACCACAAGGGCCGCGGCATCGGCCGCGATACCGTCACCTCCGGCATCGAGGGCGCCTGGACCACCCATCCGACCCGGTGGGACAACGGCTACTTCGACCTGCTGTTCAAGTATGACTGGTGGCTGAAGAAGTCCCCGGCCGGCGCTTGGCAGTGGGAGCCGATCGGCATCAAGGAAGAGGACATGCCGGTCGATGTCGAGGATCCGTCGATCCGCCGCATGCCGATCATGACCGATGCCGACATGGCGATGCGCTTCGATCCGACCTATCGCGCGATCGCCGAGCGGTTCCACAAGGACCACGCCTACTTCTCGGAAGTCTTCGCCCGCGCCTGGTTCAAGCTGACCCACCGCGACATGGGTCCGAAGACCCGCTACATCGGCCCGGAAGCCCCGCAGGAAGAGCTGATCTGGCAGGATCCGGTTCCGGCCGGCAACGCCGCCTATGACGTCGGGGCGGTCAAGGCGAAGATCGCAGCCTGCGGCCTGTCGGTCGCCGACATGGTCGCCACCGCCTGGGACAGCGCCCGCACCTTCCGCCAGTCCGACTATCGCGGCGGCGCCAACGGTGCGCGCATCCGCCTGGCTCCGCAGAAGGACTGGGAAGGCAACGAGCCGGCGCGACTGGCCCGTGTCCTTTCGGTCCTGGAACCGATCGCGGCCGCGAGCGGCGCAAGCATCGCGGACGTCATCGTGCTTGCCGGCAACGTCGGTGTCGAGCAGGCGGCGAAGGCAGCCGGCTTCGCCATCGAGGTGCCCTTTGCCCCGGGTCGTGGCGACGCAACCGACGCGATGACGGATGCCGACTCGTTCAGCGTGCTTGAGCCGGTCGCCGACGGCTTCCGCAACTGGCTGAAGAAGGACTATGTCGTCAGCCCGGAAGAGTTGATGCTCGATCGCGCCCAGCTGATGGGCCTGACCGCTTGCGAGATGACCTGCCTCGTCGGCGGCATGCGGGCCATGGGCACCAACCACGGCGGCACGAAGCACGGCGTCTTCACCGACCGCGAGGGCGCGCTGACGACGGACTTCTTCGTCACCCTCACCGACATGGGCTTCAAGTGGGAGCCGACCGGTTCGAACAGCTACACCATCGTCGACCGCAAGACGGGCGCGGCGAAGTGGACGGCGACGCGCGCCGACCTCGTGTTCGGCTCGAACTCGGTCCTGCGCGCCTATGCCGAGGTCTATGCCCAGGACGACAACAAGGAGAAGTTCGTCAAGGACTTCGTCGCGGCCTGGACCAAGGTGATGAACGCCGACCGCTACGACCTCGCCTGA